A genomic region of Dermacentor andersoni chromosome 9, qqDerAnde1_hic_scaffold, whole genome shotgun sequence contains the following coding sequences:
- the LOC126528523 gene encoding endothelin-converting enzyme 1-like, with protein MAASRAKTATARITKWDKFHRLREETAPDSISDLNERIRSLSRDVTSTTYKMAAPREQPSTDSRLLHICLPSLASEDQVLYQETSVPAYAIEKSYRSAALTALAGVATIVIFCMFAYALFSKPARQTSVPDSLFCRTEDCGMQADILERWLNTSVDPCHDFDGYICSKWVGAQGGRQTTGTLGYGLKKWAENFEVKLRRAIPYLNTAGQVVDVFTKCMADVSRAESRQGVEQLKEFMRELRVPWPEAPSAGVDPLEVVLDLSLNWRVGPWFDVTVLQDGDGTANAVLRPASLYWVWSSIEREVGASAAHATIWNGLYQEFAPHQPQRPQAEVDEIVRTHGDINEELGRVVKSRLAAPFQVHIRHIGVHTVNVSADRWRKALEASSRHPFHLSDNVTFADKTLLEAVNNIFLRYNDTTVMWHLSWTFVQVFSSIADRDFLTYKFGSQALARRQRRSFCVTEVEAAYRWIVVSLLVAADFPRESRDTIDASLNKITQTVASLLENATWADPGSGKALGDKVRNVSVTLWPSEGLLTEEGLSKLHAGWFSNANSFTESWIKAARNWRKLASRSDHAEVTEHPLNVFVPFVRYDHFLNAVRVALVTLSRPWYYAKGTKAMDYGALGFYYALHLVGSFDSVGIQVDPNGRITDSWLSAGTKDALAKKASCLGPQSDAYGDFFPEIVAMEAAHAAYEAATTEHDRSLKVFHAFSEDQLFFVAACVTICGLHDAYPALRVSCNKAVSEMAAFATAFRCPEGAAMNPARKCTFFS; from the exons ATGGCCGCCAGCAGGGCGAAGACGGCCACGGCCCGCATTACGAAGTGGGATAAATTCCATCGGCTACGCGAAGAAACAGCACCCGACTCCATATCTGATCTTAACGAACGGATCAGGTCGCTGAGCCGCGACGTGACTTCCACGACATACAAGATGGCGGCGCCTCGAGAGCAGCCATCGACGGATTCCCGCCTactgcacat TTGCCTGCCAAGCCTGGCGTCAGAAGACCAGGTTCTCTACCAG GAGACATCCGTGCCCGCGTACGCCATCGAAAAGTCTTACCGGTCCGCTGCACTCACGGCTCTGGCGGGCGTCGCCACTATCGTCATCTTCTGCATGTTCGCCTACGCGCTCTTCTCCAAACCGGCGCGCCAGACGAGCGTACCGGACAGCCTGTTCTGCCGCACCGAGGACTGCGGAATGCAGGCGGACATACTCGAGCGCTGGCTAAACACGAGCGTCGACCCGTGCCACGATTTTGACGGCTACATATGCTCCAAGTGGGTCGGTGCTCAGGGCGGAAGGCAGACCACAGGGACGCTGGGCTACGGCTTGAAGAAATGGGCGGAAAACTTCGAGGTCAAACTGCGCAGAGCAATTCCGTACCTAAACACTGCCGGCCAAGTCGTCGACGTCTTCACGAAGTGCATGGCCGACGTTTCGAGAGCCGAGTCGCGCCAAGGCGTCGAGCAGCTGAAGGAATTCATGCGCGAGCTCAGAGTGCCTTGGCCCGAAGCGCCGTCGGCGGGAGTGGACCCTCTGGAAGTCGTTCTGGACCTTTCGCTCAACTGGCGCGTGGGTCCGTGGTTCGACGTCACCGTGTTGCAGGACGGCGACGGGACGGCCAACGCTGTCTTGAGGCCTGCCAGTCTCTACTGGGTGTGGTCTTCCATCGAACGAGAAGTCGGGGCTTCGGCGGCACACGCCACTATCTGGAACGGCCTCTACCAGGAGTTTGCACCGCACCAGCCGCAGCGACCGCAAGCCGAGGTAGACGAGATCGTGCGAACACACGGAGACATCAACGAAGAGTTGGGCCGCGTGGTCAAATCTAGGCTCGCGGCACCGTTCCAGGTTCATATTCGGCACATCGGAGTACACACCGTCAACGTCAGCGCGGATCGCTGGAGAAAGGCGCTGGAGGCGTCGAGTCGCCACCCGTTCCATCTATCGGACAACGTCACCTTCGCCGACAAGACCCTCTTGGAAGCGGTGAACAACATTTTCCTCCGCTACAACGACACCACCGTAATGTGGCATCTGTCCTGGACGTTCGTTCAGGTCTTCTCCTCGATCGCCGACCGGGACTTCTTGACGTACAAGTTCGGCAGCCAGGCGTTGGCCCGCAGACAGCGACGTTCGTTCTGCGTGACCGAAGTGGAAGCGGCGTACCGATGGATCGTCGTCTCGCTGCTCGTCGCCGCCGACTTCCCGCGGGAAAGTCGAGACACTATAGACGCCTCGCTGAACAAAATCACGCAGACCGTAGCCTCTCTGCTGGAGAACGCGACTTGGGCCGACCCTGGCTCCGGAAAGGCTCTAGGCGACAAAGTCCGAAACGTCTCGGTGACCCTCTGGCCGAGCGAAGGCCTCCTGACCGAGGAAGGGCTGTCGAAGCTCCACGCAGGCTGGTTCTCTAACGCGAACTCCTTCACCGAGAGCTGGATCAAAGCGGCCAGGAACTGGCGCAAACTCGCCAGTCGGAGCGACCACGCAGAAGTCACTGAGCACCCTCTAAACGTCTTCGTACCATTCGTCCGGTACGACCACTTCCTCAACGCCGTCCGCGTGGCACTCGTGACACTGTCGCGGCCCTGGTACTACGCGAAAGGCACCAAGGCGATGGATTACGGCGCGCTTGGCTTCTACTACGCACTCCATCTAGTCGGAAGTTTCGACAGCGTAGGAATTCAG GTGGACCCCAACGGGAGAATCACAGATTCGTGGCTATCCGCCGGCACGAAGGATGCGTTGGCGAAGAAGGCGTCGTGCCTCGGGCCCCAGTcagacgcctacggcgacttctTCCCAGAGATTGTCGCCATGGAAGCTGCGCATGCGGCGTACGAGGCGGCCACGACCGAACACGACCGCTCGCTGAAGGTTTTTCACGCGTTCAGCGAGGACCAGCTCTTCTTCGTGGCGGCCTGCGTCACCATTTGCGGACTTCACGACGCGTACCCCGCCCTGCGTGTCAGCTGCAACAAGGCGGTCTCCGAAATGGCGGCTTTCGCCACTGCCTTCCGATGCCCGGAGGGCGCCGCCATGAATCCGGCAAGGAAGTGCACCTTCTTCTCGTGA
- the LOC126528524 gene encoding uncharacterized protein — translation MCSLNGQLGCKKTWQLLRSLLDPANTKSAARKKLTQLIHQYPGTDEELLAELASRYINTSRQSDAHMPHHLPMNSWMLIFRRQRFTLRCTSCARHSGTSTKALLSLDVHEAFDHVIHAAVLESLAYLQPGERTCNYIRSFLTDRMIEIAVGDLRLPVIRLGDRGTPQGAPLSPFLFHLAMRTLPPKLNEVPGLRHTLYADDITLWTCEGSDGTAEMLQHATDIVLQHVNAARLECSQHKSELLMRPPNRSQHKSHPPPIALSVNRQPVTHVEHMRVLSMTL, via the exons ATGTGCAGCCTCAACGGCCAGCTGGGCTGCAAGAAGACATGGCAACTGCTGCGATCCCTGCTGGATCCCGCCAACACCAAGTCGGCGGCACGCAAGAAGCTGACGCAACTAATACACCAATACCCTGGCACCGACGAGGAGCTGCTGGCAGAGCTCGCCAGCCGGTACATCAACACCTCGAGACAGAGCGACGCGCACATGCCACACCATCTCCCAATGAACAGCTGGATGCTGATATTTCGGAGGCAGAGGTTTACGCTGCGCTGCACAAGCTGCGCACGAC ACAGTGGTACGAGCACGAAAGCTCTACTAAGCCTGGACGTCCATGAGGCTTTTGATCACGTGATCCACGCGGCCGTGCTTGAGAGTTTAGCCTACTTACAACCTGGAGAACGAACCTGCAACTACATCAGGTCGTTTCTCACAGACAGGATGATCGAGATCGCGGTCGGGGACCTGCGCTTGCCTGTAATCCGGCTCGGGGACAgaggcacgccgcaaggcgcaCCCTTGTCACCATTCCTATTCCACTTAGCAATGCGCACCCTGCCTCCGAAACTGAATGAAGTCCCGGGACTCAGACACAcgctatacgccgacgacatcacgctctggacgTGTGAAGGGTCGGACGGCACAGCTGAAATGCTCCAACATGCCACCGACATCGTCTTGCAACACGTGAACGCAGCGAGACTAGAGTGCTCCCAGCACAAGTCGGAACTCCTGATGCGGCCACCAAATCGAAGCCAGCACAAGTCACACCCACCTCCCATTGCGTTAAGCGTAAACCGGCAGCCAGTCACCCACGTCGAGCACATGCGAGTACTAAGCATGACACTATAG